The DNA window TATAACTTTTCTAGGTAGAGGATATGCAACAGCATTTTTATAGACAAACTGAACAAATCCGGAACAATCCATTTCTTGTTCAGTAGAGCCGCCAAAGCGATAAGGAACACCCAGCAAATTTTCGATCTCGGCCATCATCTTTTCTCTGTCGATCTGAACTGGAAAACTATCATTTTTTTCAACTAATTTGGGTTGTGCAACTTCCTTACTTTTGTCTGGATTACTCGCTTTTTCTCCCTTTTTTGTTACATATATGGGCTTAGGTTTAAGGCCAGAGCATCCAATAAGGGAACATAAAATTAAAACCAAAGAGATAGTATTTAAACGATTCATTGAATCTTCGGTAAAAGTACAGATGCGTTCGGAATAATATATACTTTTTTTGTTTCGGTGTTGGAAGAAAAAACCTGCTCAAAAGCTTCTTGAATATTGCTGGTTGGAATAAACCCTATTTTTTTTGCGTCTGCTTCAGAGATTTCACTGAAGAGATAAACGTTGTAATTATCCAATTTTTGTTTGAGTGAAATAGCTATATCGGCATTCATTTTTAAATTACCGGTTATTATCCCATTCTGATTATTGTTTTCAAACCACGAAAGGAAATCATAGTTCCCCAATCCTTCCCTACATTCAGATAAAATGATTAAATCACCATTTGGTTTTAAAGCACGCACCGCAAAATGGATCGATTGATATGCCTGAATTAAATTTATATCGTTCGGCCAACCACCAGTGCTGGCAATGACAACATCTGCCAATTCTGGAATCGCTAATACATTGTTCTGGTTTATTTTAAAGCAAGCCTTTTGAAAACTGCTGTTCATATTTCCACAGAAAGCATCAATCAAATTCTGGTTTTCACCAAACACCAGGTTAATCGAAAAATCAACAGGAACAGACTTAACCGCTTCTACAATATCCTCATAAACCGGATTCTGGTGTAGATTTCCGGGTTCACATGCAGGATGCAAAGATGAATTTTGAGGCATTAATGCTAATTGCTGATTTTGCCAAATTGTATTCAAAGTTGCAAGTCCGGGAATTATCATTTTTGGCCCACCATCAAAGCCGGAAACATTATGATGAGTGACCGAATTAATAGTGATAATTTTATCATGCCTTTTCACTAACGGATTTATCACAACATGTGTGCCACGAGAAGTATTGCCTAATTTTTCCACAACAGCATCCTGGCAATTATGCTCAATGACTTTGAACCTGTTATAAATATCGAAACCTAATATTTTTATTTTTTCTTCTTCTGTCATCCGTGGATAACTTCCATTTGCAAATAAAATAGTAATACACTCATCCTCTATGTTTTTCTGTTGTAAAATTTCCAAAATTTTTGAAAAAACCAAATCCAGCTTTGCAAACTGTGTTTTATGAGGGACAATAATTAAGATGCGTTGTTTAGAAGCTAGCAGATCAATTAATCCAGGTGAACCAATTGGGTTTCTCAGGCGAATGTCTAAAATATCTTGCTCTTTAATCTGAAGTGAATGGTTAGGTAAGGTTAAAACATCAACACTTAAAGAATCAGGAAGAGCAAAATCAATTGTTTCAGACCCGTATTTCAACTCAAATTTTGCGAGTGTTTCAGTCATATATATTAATGAATATCCATTTCTTTAATAAAAATAAATCATTGAAAAATGATATGCTATAAAATATCATTCAATTATCGACATAATAAAAAAGGGCGCACAAAGACGCCCTTAAACATTAACTTCGCTGTATTTTATTCTTATTTTTTTTCTTCTTCTTTTACCTCTGCAACGGTTTCTTCAGCTTCTATCTTTTCCATTTTCTTTTGTTTTTCAACTTTTGTTTTTTCTTTAGCCTCTTGCTTCTCCTGTTTTTCTTTAGTTGTTTTATTGATAGCTTCTTCAAAATCAACTAATTCAAGAACCGAAACTTCTGCGGCATCACCGTGTCTTTGTCCCATCCTGATGACTCTTGTATAACCACCATTTCGTTGTAAATATACAGGGGCAATCTCATTGAATAATGTTTGAACAACCCATTTATGTCTTACTCTTTGTAGCGCCAATCTTCTCGAATGGACAGTATTTGCTTTTGCTAAAGTGATTAGTTTTTCAATATATTGTTGAGCAGCCTTGGCTTTGGCATGAGTTGTTACAATTCTTTTATGCTCAAATAAAGCTGCAGCCAAATTTGCTAACAATGCCTTTCGATGTGCTACAGTACGGTTAAGTTTTTTTACCGTTTTTCTATGTCTCATCTAACTACCTACATCCTTTTCTCAAAAACAGTTGAAAATGGTTTAAGAAACATCCTCTTTTAAGTATTTATCAACATCCATGCCGAAATGCAATCCTAAATTGTCTAACACTTTTCCGAGTTCATTCAGGGATTTTCTGCCAAAATTGCGAAATTTCAGCATTTCTTGTTCATCTCTTCGCACTAAATCCGAAATATTGTCAATGTTAGCAGCCTTTAAACAATTGCTGGCACGAACAGATAATTCCAACTCATCAACACTCATTTTTAGTAATTTTTTAATACGGAGTGCATCTTCATCAACTTCAACAACCTGTTCCTCATCCGGCTCAACTTCGTAATTAATAAATAACTCAATATGATCCTTTAAGATCTTGCCAGCATAGGTTAATGCATCATCAGGAGTTAAACTTCCATCAGTAGTAACTTCCAGGATTAACTTTTCATAATCCGCTCGTTGCCCGACTCGTGTTTCTTCAACTCGATAGGCAACATTTATCACAGGGCTGTAAATTGAATCGATTGGAATGATTCCAATTGGTTGATCTGGCATTCGATTTTCTTCCGCGGGAACATACCCTCGACCACGGCTGATTTTCAGTTCAATTTCAAAGTCAGCTTCATTATTCAAAGTTGCTATATGAACATCTGGATTTAGAACTTCAAAATCAGCTGTTGCTTCGCCAATATCAGCTGCCTTAAATTCGCCTTTGCCTTTTAATTTGATTGTAACTTTGTCAGGCTTTTTAGCGATCAGTTTGATCCTAACTTTCTTCAGATTGAGAATCATCTCGGACATATCCTCAGTAACACCTAGGATTGTTGTAAATTCATGTACTACACCGTTTATACGTAGCGTTGTGATTGCTGCCCCAGGTAATGAAGACAACAATACTCTCCGTAACGAATTACCGATAGTAACCCCGAACCCTCGCTCTAACGGTTGAACAATAAATTTACCAAAATTATCTGTATAAGATGCTTCATCAAGCTCGATGCGCTCTGGCATCTGTAAGTTTAAAACGCTCATTCAAATCCTCACTATTCGTTAGCTTTTTCTGTTAATGCTATTTGGAATAAAGCTCTACTATCACATTTTCGTTTATATTTACGGGAATTTCATCTCGCTTCGGTTTTTCTAATAATTTCCCACTAAGCTTGGCTTTATCCAATTCAAGCCACGGCATTAACCTACTATCTTTCATTCTGCGCAAAGAGGTATGGAAAATCTCTTTTTTGCGACTTTTCGTATTTACTTGAATAGTATCACCCACACTAACCTGGAATGATGGAATATTAACCAGGCGATCATTTACCATAAAATGCTTATGTAAAACCAATTGTCGCGCAGCATTTCGTGAAGGGGCAAGCCCCAAACGAAAAACCATGTTATCCAATCTGCTTTCCAGAATAATGAGCAGATTTTCTCCGGTAATACCTTTGCGACGCTCTGCTTCTTTGAAGTATTTATGAAATTGGGCTTCCAATAAGCCATAAATTCTTCGTAGTTTTTGCTTTTCACGAAGTTGTACTCCATAGTCAGATAATTTACGGCGGCTGGTTTTCCCATGTTGACCTGGCACATATCCTTTACGCTCAAATGCGCATTTAACCGTGTTGCACCGCAGTCCTTTTAGGAAAAGTTTTTCACCTTCTCTACGACATAATTTACAAACAGGACCTGTATACCTAGCCATTCAAAAACCTCCAAATATTCAAAATTATACCCGTCTTCTTTTTGGTGGACGGCAGCCATTGTGAGGGATTGGTGTAACATCCCAAATTGCAGAAATTTCCATACCTGCCGCCTGAAGTGCGCGTATTGCCGCTTCTCTTCCTGAACCCGGGCCCTTAACCCTAATTTCCACTTTCCGCATTCCAAGGTCCATTGCTTCACGGGCTGCAGATTCTGCCGCCATTTGGGCAGCAAAAGGAGTGCTCTTTCTTGAACCCTTAAAGCCAACCTTTCCCGCTGATCCCCATGAAATCACATTCCCGAATGTGTCGGTTAAAGAAATGATGGTATTATTAAAAGTCGCTTTTATAACCGCAATACCATTTGAATCTACTGATGTTTTTTTCTTGCCACGTCTTCTGGATGTTACCAATTTTACCTCCGATCATGAATTTAATTAAATCTTTACTTTTTCTTTTTCTTCTGCCCAATTTGAGGACGATTCCCTTTATGCGTACGAGCATTAGTACGGGTTCTTTGTCCACGAACAGGCAATTTTTTGCGATGTCGAAGACCTCTGTAACAACTAATATCCATTAGTCTTTTAATATTCATATTGATATCCGTGCGAAGCGCTCCCTCAACTTTAAAGTTGGCATCAATATGAGATCGAATTTTCGCTGCTTCTTCGTCCGTTAATTTATGGACGATAGTATCCGGATTTACTTTGGTAGCTTCTAATATTTTTTTTGAAGTAGTTAGGCCAACACCAAATAAATAAGTTAAGCCTATTTCAATTCTTTTATTCTTTGGTAAATCGATTCCTGCAATACGAGCCAACATGACCTCCTTAAATAACTATCCTTGTCTTTGTTTATGACGAGGATTGCTACAGATTACTCTAACAACACCTTTTCTCTTGATTATTGTGCATTTGTCGCAAATGCGTTTTACAGATGCTCTAACTTTCATTTCCAAACCTTTTATTTATAACGATATGTGATTCTACCTCTTGTTAAATCGTATGGTGATAATTCAACTGTAACCTTATCACCCGGCAATATTTTGATAAAATGCATTCTCATCTTTCCTGAAATGTGAGCCAAAACCTTATAACCATTCTCCAACTCTACACGAAAAGTTGCATTAGGCAGAGTTTCAACAATGGTACCGTCCATTTTAATTGGTTCTTCTTTTGCCATTAATTCAGAGATCCTAAGTTATTTCAATGAAATGAATTTTCACCAATTCCTTCGGTTAATATTTGAGTCTCATCTTTATCGATCACTATGGTATGCTCAAAATGAGCCGATGGTTTTCTATCTTTCGTAACCACAGTCCAACCGTCATTTTTTGTCTCTATGTCAAAGGTTCCAAGATTAAACATGGGTTCAATCGCCAAAACCATTCCTTCTCTTAATTTGGGCCCTTTGCCAGGATTTCCATAATTTGGAATTTGAGGCAATTCCCAAACGTCTAAACCAACTCCATGTCCAACTAATTCTCGCACAACAGATAATTGATTTGATTCCCCGTGCTTCTGAATAGCATGAGAAATATTGGATAAACGCTCACCGCATCTGGCTTCTTTAATTCCCAAATATAAACTTTCTTTTGTAACCTTTAGTAATTTGTCAATTTCAGGTTCAACTTCGCCTATCTTAAAAGTAAAAGCTGCATCACTAAAGTAACCGGCATAATTAACACCAATATCAATTCCAACGATCTGCCCGTTTTTCAATACTCTCTTATCCGGTATGCCATGGACAATCTCTTCATCTACGGAGATACATACGCTTCCAGGAAACCCATTGAAATCCTTAAACGATGGAACTGCTTTTTTAGACCGGATAAAACTTTCGATTTCTTTGTCAATTTCTATCAGCTTTACACCGGCTTTTATGTTTTTTTCAATGAACTTAAATGTGTCAACAAGAATTCTACTGGATTCACGAATTCGATCAACTTGCTTTTTTGACTTTATTTGAATCATCCTTCGGCATACATATTTTGCAAAATCGATGTAATCGATTCGTATACATTGTTCGCAGATTGTGCTCCATCGACTTTCTGCAGAAGAGATTGATCCGCATAAAAAGAACTTACCGGTTTCGTTAGCTCATCATAAATTTTTAGTCTATTTTGAACAGTTTCCTCTCGATCATCTTCTCGCTGAATAACTGTCTCATCACATTTTAAACATTTGCCAGAAGGCGGATTATTCAATAAGTTATAATCTACTCCACAATTTGGGCAAAGACGCCGGTTTGAAATCCTTTTAACAATTTCTTCATTGTCGAGTTCAATTTCGATAACT is part of the candidate division KSB1 bacterium genome and encodes:
- a CDS encoding DNA-directed RNA polymerase subunit alpha: MSVLNLQMPERIELDEASYTDNFGKFIVQPLERGFGVTIGNSLRRVLLSSLPGAAITTLRINGVVHEFTTILGVTEDMSEMILNLKKVRIKLIAKKPDKVTIKLKGKGEFKAADIGEATADFEVLNPDVHIATLNNEADFEIELKISRGRGYVPAEENRMPDQPIGIIPIDSIYSPVINVAYRVEETRVGQRADYEKLILEVTTDGSLTPDDALTYAGKILKDHIELFINYEVEPDEEQVVEVDEDALRIKKLLKMSVDELELSVRASNCLKAANIDNISDLVRRDEQEMLKFRNFGRKSLNELGKVLDNLGLHFGMDVDKYLKEDVS
- the infA gene encoding translation initiation factor IF-1: MAKEEPIKMDGTIVETLPNATFRVELENGYKVLAHISGKMRMHFIKILPGDKVTVELSPYDLTRGRITYRYK
- a CDS encoding C40 family peptidase, with translation MNRLNTISLVLILCSLIGCSGLKPKPIYVTKKGEKASNPDKSKEVAQPKLVEKNDSFPVQIDREKMMAEIENLLGVPYRFGGSTEQEMDCSGFVQFVYKNAVAYPLPRKVIEMVQTGHRVVRDQLQFGDLVFFKNIEEKGTSHVGIYLDTNQFVHASVTKGVIISGLNEPYYNSRYVEARRITVE
- the larA gene encoding nickel-dependent lactate racemase, which produces MTETLAKFELKYGSETIDFALPDSLSVDVLTLPNHSLQIKEQDILDIRLRNPIGSPGLIDLLASKQRILIIVPHKTQFAKLDLVFSKILEILQQKNIEDECITILFANGSYPRMTEEEKIKILGFDIYNRFKVIEHNCQDAVVEKLGNTSRGTHVVINPLVKRHDKIITINSVTHHNVSGFDGGPKMIIPGLATLNTIWQNQQLALMPQNSSLHPACEPGNLHQNPVYEDIVEAVKSVPVDFSINLVFGENQNLIDAFCGNMNSSFQKACFKINQNNVLAIPELADVVIASTGGWPNDINLIQAYQSIHFAVRALKPNGDLIILSECREGLGNYDFLSWFENNNQNGIITGNLKMNADIAISLKQKLDNYNVYLFSEISEADAKKIGFIPTSNIQEAFEQVFSSNTETKKVYIIPNASVLLPKIQ
- the map gene encoding type I methionyl aminopeptidase codes for the protein MIQIKSKKQVDRIRESSRILVDTFKFIEKNIKAGVKLIEIDKEIESFIRSKKAVPSFKDFNGFPGSVCISVDEEIVHGIPDKRVLKNGQIVGIDIGVNYAGYFSDAAFTFKIGEVEPEIDKLLKVTKESLYLGIKEARCGERLSNISHAIQKHGESNQLSVVRELVGHGVGLDVWELPQIPNYGNPGKGPKLREGMVLAIEPMFNLGTFDIETKNDGWTVVTKDRKPSAHFEHTIVIDKDETQILTEGIGENSFH
- the rpsM gene encoding 30S ribosomal protein S13 yields the protein MARIAGIDLPKNKRIEIGLTYLFGVGLTTSKKILEATKVNPDTIVHKLTDEEAAKIRSHIDANFKVEGALRTDINMNIKRLMDISCYRGLRHRKKLPVRGQRTRTNARTHKGNRPQIGQKKKKK
- the rpsK gene encoding 30S ribosomal protein S11, whose protein sequence is MVTSRRRGKKKTSVDSNGIAVIKATFNNTIISLTDTFGNVISWGSAGKVGFKGSRKSTPFAAQMAAESAAREAMDLGMRKVEIRVKGPGSGREAAIRALQAAGMEISAIWDVTPIPHNGCRPPKRRRV
- the rplQ gene encoding 50S ribosomal protein L17 translates to MRHRKTVKKLNRTVAHRKALLANLAAALFEHKRIVTTHAKAKAAQQYIEKLITLAKANTVHSRRLALQRVRHKWVVQTLFNEIAPVYLQRNGGYTRVIRMGQRHGDAAEVSVLELVDFEEAINKTTKEKQEKQEAKEKTKVEKQKKMEKIEAEETVAEVKEEEKK
- the rpmJ gene encoding 50S ribosomal protein L36, which translates into the protein MKVRASVKRICDKCTIIKRKGVVRVICSNPRHKQRQG
- the rpsD gene encoding 30S ribosomal protein S4; translation: MARYTGPVCKLCRREGEKLFLKGLRCNTVKCAFERKGYVPGQHGKTSRRKLSDYGVQLREKQKLRRIYGLLEAQFHKYFKEAERRKGITGENLLIILESRLDNMVFRLGLAPSRNAARQLVLHKHFMVNDRLVNIPSFQVSVGDTIQVNTKSRKKEIFHTSLRRMKDSRLMPWLELDKAKLSGKLLEKPKRDEIPVNINENVIVELYSK